Proteins found in one Sorghum bicolor cultivar BTx623 chromosome 1, Sorghum_bicolor_NCBIv3, whole genome shotgun sequence genomic segment:
- the LOC8059442 gene encoding chlorophyllase-2, chloroplastic has product MNLASTVLVFLAYSLLLHRCMGMGSENAGGVFDQGGHGVSLTRLDEASRAPSRCAVRPPHPSGAASLPPKPLLVAAPREAGEYPVLLFLHGYLAVNSFYSQLFQHVASHGFIVVGPQLYTISGPDTTEEINAAAAVIDWLATGLPSTLPPGVRADLTKVSVSGHSRGGKVAFALALGRAKAKLALPLVALVAVDPVDGMGVGKQTPPPVLTGRTTSLHVGVPAMVIGTGLGELPRGPLLPPCAPRGVSHAAFFDELDRAAPACHLVARDYGHTDMMDDDTPGARGMLTRTVCRSGGARAPMRRFVAGATVAFLNKWVAGDAAAMDGIRTRPDQAPVALSVVEFRDEKAIEDLQAPARQPTQAGTKVEGRSLMTEG; this is encoded by the exons ATGAACCTCGCGTCCACGGTGCTAGTGTTCCTGGCCTACAGCCTGCTGCTCCACCGGTGCATGGGCATGGGGTCCGAGAACGCCGGAGGCGTGTTCGATCAGGGGGGCCACGGCGTCAGCCTCACCCGCCTCGACGAGGCCAGCAGGGCGCCGTCGAGGTGCGCCGTGCGGCCGCCGCACCCGTCCGGCGCGGCCAGCCTCCCGCCGAAGCCGCTGCTCGTCGCCGCGCCGCGCGAGGCCGGGGAGTACCCGGTCCTCCTGTTCCTGCACGGCTACCTCGCCGTCAACTCCTTCTACTCCCAGCTGTTCCAGCACGTCGCCTCCCATGGCTTCATCGTCGTCGGACCTCAG CTGTACACCATATCCGGGCCGGACACCACCGAGGAGATCAACGCAGCGGCGGCCGTCATCGACTGGCTCGCCACCGGGCTCCCGTCCACTCTGCCACCCGGCGTCCGCGCGGACCTAACCAAGGTGTCCGTCTCCGGCCACAGCCGCGGCGGGAAGGTGGCGTTCGCGCTGGCGCTCGGGCGCGCCAAGGCCAAGCTCGCGCTTCCTCTCGTCGCCCTCGTCGCCGTGGACCCCGTGGACGGCATGGGCGTGGGCAAGCagacgccgccgccggtgcTCACGGGCAGGACCACCTCGCTGCACGTGGGGGTCCccgccatggtcatcggcacggGGCTCGGCGAGCTGCCCCGGGGCCCGCTGCTCCCGCCGTGCGCGCCCCGGGGCGTCAGCCACGCGGCCTTCTTCGACGAGCTGGACCGCGCGGCGCCGGCGTGCCACCTGGTGGCCAGGGACTACGGGCACACGGACATGATGGACGACGACACGCCGGGCGCCAGGGGGATGCTCACGCGCACCGTCTGCAGGAGCGGCGGGGCCAGGGCGCCCATGCGACGGTTCGTGGCCGGCGCCACCGTCGCGTTCCTCAACAAGTGGGTGGCCGGGGACGCCGCGGCGATGGACGGCATCAGGACGCGGCCGGACCAGGCCCCCGTCGCGCTGTCCGTGGTGGAGTTTCGGGATGAGAAAGCGATAGAGGATCTGCAGGCACCAGCCAGGCAGCCCACTCAGGCAGGAACCAAGGTGGAGGGGCGGAGCCTGATGACGGAGGGGTAA